A stretch of Campylobacter showae DNA encodes these proteins:
- a CDS encoding EamA family transporter encodes MQEWALWALASAVFAALTAIFAKVGLEGVDSNFATFIRTLVIAAALILFLTYAKKWQPLSELGARNWVFLTLSGLATGASWLAYFKALQMGSASQIAPIDKLSVVLVVVFAVIFLGERPSAREWIGIALIASGVFTLVFANK; translated from the coding sequence ATGCAAGAGTGGGCTTTATGGGCGCTAGCTTCGGCGGTTTTTGCCGCGCTTACGGCGATTTTCGCCAAGGTCGGGCTTGAGGGCGTGGACTCAAATTTCGCGACCTTTATCAGGACGCTCGTTATCGCTGCGGCGCTGATTTTGTTTCTCACATATGCTAAAAAGTGGCAGCCGCTTAGTGAGCTTGGCGCGCGAAACTGGGTGTTTTTGACGCTCAGCGGACTGGCCACCGGCGCGTCATGGCTGGCGTATTTTAAGGCGCTTCAGATGGGCTCCGCGTCGCAGATAGCGCCCATAGATAAGCTTAGCGTCGTTTTGGTCGTTGTTTTTGCGGTTATATTTTTAGGCGAGCGTCCGAGCGCGCGAGAGTGGATCGGTATCGCGCTGATCGCTAGCGGCGTGTTTACGCTGGTATTTGCAAATAAATAA
- a CDS encoding ankyrin repeat domain-containing protein, translated as MDLKIYYDDWQMECCGDAFKLSDEISWYVAKFKTDTDFIFRDADYSYEAHGGEEYNITGVVTEIWAIYFRYESCDELHGRVLRPVKYKTKEISCSHGFEPEFEGFTFGAYLVRLSDAIVCDLADEIYDKFARKSKFESKIVSPNQKDASGETILNLAVADADKYAVEMLLNKGADVNIAGYEGFTPIQRACFCGSETIFELLLSEGADLDALNDAKLSARQYCDGNFEGVKNAARLRKIIAKFKWYATLQKN; from the coding sequence ATGGATCTAAAAATATACTACGACGACTGGCAGATGGAATGCTGCGGCGACGCGTTTAAGCTCAGCGACGAGATTAGTTGGTACGTGGCAAAATTTAAGACGGACACGGATTTTATCTTCAGGGACGCCGACTACTCATATGAGGCGCACGGCGGAGAGGAGTACAATATAACAGGCGTCGTGACGGAAATTTGGGCGATATATTTTCGCTACGAATCATGCGACGAACTGCACGGACGCGTACTGCGACCGGTCAAATACAAAACCAAAGAGATATCGTGTAGTCACGGTTTCGAGCCGGAATTTGAAGGTTTTACGTTCGGCGCATATCTGGTGCGGCTAAGCGACGCGATAGTTTGCGACTTGGCGGACGAGATTTACGATAAATTCGCGCGCAAGAGTAAATTTGAGAGTAAAATCGTATCGCCGAATCAAAAAGACGCAAGCGGTGAAACGATTTTAAACCTAGCGGTTGCGGACGCAGACAAATACGCCGTAGAAATGCTGTTAAACAAAGGAGCTGACGTAAATATAGCTGGCTATGAGGGCTTCACGCCGATACAGCGCGCATGCTTTTGTGGTAGTGAGACGATTTTTGAGCTATTACTCTCGGAGGGCGCCGACTTGGACGCGCTAAACGACGCCAAGCTAAGCGCACGGCAATACTGCGATGGTAATTTTGAGGGCGTAAAAAACGCAGCCAGACTAAGAAAAATAATCGCAAAATTCAAGTGGTATGCGACTTTGCAAAAAAATTGA